The Dysidea avara chromosome 13, odDysAvar1.4, whole genome shotgun sequence genome includes a region encoding these proteins:
- the LOC136242341 gene encoding beta-hexosaminidase subunit B2-like isoform X3, which yields MFISRDVKFKVNTASKILQDAVKRYKSLITTGDHSKCTHKAVELNTINVLVSDDSEDLNGDRKYEVIINSESKDVTIIATSPFGAIYGLETISQLFFNHSCISYSQVHIKDYPMYRHRGLLLDVGRRIAPKELVFTLLDTLSYLKMNVLHFHLSDFCRYSVESEVFPQLTAHLKPGQFYTKKDVRDIIEYARQRGIRVIPEIELPGHAKGLSPLAGEHIEFCSDDNRQIYNDPEGKSLRTLKKLIDELVSIFPDRYLHMGSDETGVSDKCTLEGIAAMEKEIAEYILSLGRVPIGWEEALFKSNVEVPGMAYQAWYSHSAVDVVRKGYESIESQYHYFYMDVIHDRNRIPWRSIAAKEDHHNVKYLGGELAMWTDEYCENRQCWNEKSTKWTPKAYWMFQQEYDQEFTSSLLGMVWPRGIPAAGSFWNYNDALRSDDLLYKSLIKHTHQVMLSRRVQACPLGCSCNEVMRCGVKYKQPKSY from the exons ATGTTTATTAGTAGAGATGTGAAGTTTAAAGTGAACACTGCTTCTAAGATCCTCCAGGATGCAGTTAAGAGATACAAATCATTAATTACTACTGGTGACCACAGCAAGTGTACACACAAGGCTGTTGAACTAAACACTATTAATGTTCTTGTATCTGATGATAGTGAAGATCTCAATGGTGATAGAAAATATGAGGTCATAATCAATAGCGAGAGTAAAGATGTCACCATTATTGCTACTTCACCATTTGGTGccat TTATGGACTGGAGACCATATCACAATTATTCTTCAATCACTCTTGTATTTCCTATTCACAAGTTCACATCAAGGATTATCCCATGTATAGACATCGTGGCTTACTGCTTGATGTTGG ACGAAGAATTGCTCCTAAAGAATTAGTGTTTACTTTGTTAGACACACTCAGTTACCTTAAGATGAATGTGTTACATTTTCACCTCAGTGACTTTTGTAGATACAGTGTTGAGAGTGAAGT GTTTCCCCAGCTCACTGCTCACCTAAAGCCTGGTCAGTTTTATACAAAGAAAGATGTCAGAGATATTATAGAGTATGCAAGACAGAGAGGAATAAGAGTTATACCAGAAATTGAACTACC CGGACATGCCAAGGGGCTTAGTCCACTTGCAGGTGAGCATATTGAGTTCTGCAGTGATGACAACAGACAAATCTACAATGACCCTGAG GGAAAGAGCTTGAGGACTTTGAAAAAACTGATTGATGAGTTAGTCAGTATATTTCCAGACCGTTACCTTCACATGGGAAGTGATGAGACTGGAGTTAGTGATAAATGCACTCTTGAAG GCATTGCTGCAATGGAGAAGGAGATTGCAGAGTACATATTATCCCTTGGTAGGGTCCCTATTGGTTGGGAGGAGGCATTATTTAAGAGCAACGTT GAGGTTCCAGGAATGGCATACCAAGCATGGTATAGCCATAGTGCTGTGGATGTTGTAAGAAAAGGTTACGAAAG CATAGAGTCACAATATCACTACTTCTACATGGATGTTATACATGACAGAAATCGGATACCTTGGCGTAGTATAGCAGCTAAAGAG GATCATCACAATGTGAAGTATTTGGGTGGTGAGCTGGCTATGTGGACGGATGAATATTGTGAAAATCGACAGTGCTGGAATGAGAAGTCTACAAAGTGGACCCCAAAAGCTTACTGGATGTTCCAACAGGAATATGACCAGGAGTTTACTAGTTCTCTCCTTGGAatg GTTTGGCCTAGAGGTATTCCAGCTGCTGGCTCATTCTGGAATTATAATGATGCACTTCGGTCAGATGATCTGTTGTACAagtctctaataaaacacactcATCAA
- the LOC136242341 gene encoding beta-hexosaminidase subunit B2-like isoform X1, which translates to MKVLYRFGFFIAALLFVLALLQHYFLPSSESTSGWVISSDELPYTTLPIWPLPRHTSVLASEDVSMFISRDVKFKVNTASKILQDAVKRYKSLITTGDHSKCTHKAVELNTINVLVSDDSEDLNGDRKYEVIINSESKDVTIIATSPFGAIYGLETISQLFFNHSCISYSQVHIKDYPMYRHRGLLLDVGRRIAPKELVFTLLDTLSYLKMNVLHFHLSDFCRYSVESEVFPQLTAHLKPGQFYTKKDVRDIIEYARQRGIRVIPEIELPGHAKGLSPLAGEHIEFCSDDNRQIYNDPEGKSLRTLKKLIDELVSIFPDRYLHMGSDETGVSDKCTLEGIAAMEKEIAEYILSLGRVPIGWEEALFKSNVEVPGMAYQAWYSHSAVDVVRKGYESIESQYHYFYMDVIHDRNRIPWRSIAAKEDHHNVKYLGGELAMWTDEYCENRQCWNEKSTKWTPKAYWMFQQEYDQEFTSSLLGMVWPRGIPAAGSFWNYNDALRSDDLLYKSLIKHTHQVMLSRRVQACPLGCSCNEVMRCGVKYKQPKSY; encoded by the exons ATGAAAGTGCTGTATCGATTTGGATTCTTTATAGCGGCATTGCTTTTTGTGCTAGCTCTTTTGCAACATTATTTCTTACCAAGTAGTGAAA GTACCTCAGGATGGGTGATTTCCTCTGACGAGCTTCCATACACTACTCTACCAATATGGCCACTACCCAGACACACCTCAGTATTAGCCAGTGAAGACGTGTCCATGTTTATTAGTAGAGATGTGAAGTTTAAAGTGAACACTGCTTCTAAGATCCTCCAGGATGCAGTTAAGAGATACAAATCATTAATTACTACTGGTGACCACAGCAAGTGTACACACAAGGCTGTTGAACTAAACACTATTAATGTTCTTGTATCTGATGATAGTGAAGATCTCAATGGTGATAGAAAATATGAGGTCATAATCAATAGCGAGAGTAAAGATGTCACCATTATTGCTACTTCACCATTTGGTGccat TTATGGACTGGAGACCATATCACAATTATTCTTCAATCACTCTTGTATTTCCTATTCACAAGTTCACATCAAGGATTATCCCATGTATAGACATCGTGGCTTACTGCTTGATGTTGG ACGAAGAATTGCTCCTAAAGAATTAGTGTTTACTTTGTTAGACACACTCAGTTACCTTAAGATGAATGTGTTACATTTTCACCTCAGTGACTTTTGTAGATACAGTGTTGAGAGTGAAGT GTTTCCCCAGCTCACTGCTCACCTAAAGCCTGGTCAGTTTTATACAAAGAAAGATGTCAGAGATATTATAGAGTATGCAAGACAGAGAGGAATAAGAGTTATACCAGAAATTGAACTACC CGGACATGCCAAGGGGCTTAGTCCACTTGCAGGTGAGCATATTGAGTTCTGCAGTGATGACAACAGACAAATCTACAATGACCCTGAG GGAAAGAGCTTGAGGACTTTGAAAAAACTGATTGATGAGTTAGTCAGTATATTTCCAGACCGTTACCTTCACATGGGAAGTGATGAGACTGGAGTTAGTGATAAATGCACTCTTGAAG GCATTGCTGCAATGGAGAAGGAGATTGCAGAGTACATATTATCCCTTGGTAGGGTCCCTATTGGTTGGGAGGAGGCATTATTTAAGAGCAACGTT GAGGTTCCAGGAATGGCATACCAAGCATGGTATAGCCATAGTGCTGTGGATGTTGTAAGAAAAGGTTACGAAAG CATAGAGTCACAATATCACTACTTCTACATGGATGTTATACATGACAGAAATCGGATACCTTGGCGTAGTATAGCAGCTAAAGAG GATCATCACAATGTGAAGTATTTGGGTGGTGAGCTGGCTATGTGGACGGATGAATATTGTGAAAATCGACAGTGCTGGAATGAGAAGTCTACAAAGTGGACCCCAAAAGCTTACTGGATGTTCCAACAGGAATATGACCAGGAGTTTACTAGTTCTCTCCTTGGAatg GTTTGGCCTAGAGGTATTCCAGCTGCTGGCTCATTCTGGAATTATAATGATGCACTTCGGTCAGATGATCTGTTGTACAagtctctaataaaacacactcATCAA
- the LOC136242341 gene encoding beta-hexosaminidase subunit B2-like isoform X2 produces MKVLYRFGFFIAALLFVLALLQHYFLPSTSGWVISSDELPYTTLPIWPLPRHTSVLASEDVSMFISRDVKFKVNTASKILQDAVKRYKSLITTGDHSKCTHKAVELNTINVLVSDDSEDLNGDRKYEVIINSESKDVTIIATSPFGAIYGLETISQLFFNHSCISYSQVHIKDYPMYRHRGLLLDVGRRIAPKELVFTLLDTLSYLKMNVLHFHLSDFCRYSVESEVFPQLTAHLKPGQFYTKKDVRDIIEYARQRGIRVIPEIELPGHAKGLSPLAGEHIEFCSDDNRQIYNDPEGKSLRTLKKLIDELVSIFPDRYLHMGSDETGVSDKCTLEGIAAMEKEIAEYILSLGRVPIGWEEALFKSNVEVPGMAYQAWYSHSAVDVVRKGYESIESQYHYFYMDVIHDRNRIPWRSIAAKEDHHNVKYLGGELAMWTDEYCENRQCWNEKSTKWTPKAYWMFQQEYDQEFTSSLLGMVWPRGIPAAGSFWNYNDALRSDDLLYKSLIKHTHQVMLSRRVQACPLGCSCNEVMRCGVKYKQPKSY; encoded by the exons ATGAAAGTGCTGTATCGATTTGGATTCTTTATAGCGGCATTGCTTTTTGTGCTAGCTCTTTTGCAACATTATTTCTTACCAA GTACCTCAGGATGGGTGATTTCCTCTGACGAGCTTCCATACACTACTCTACCAATATGGCCACTACCCAGACACACCTCAGTATTAGCCAGTGAAGACGTGTCCATGTTTATTAGTAGAGATGTGAAGTTTAAAGTGAACACTGCTTCTAAGATCCTCCAGGATGCAGTTAAGAGATACAAATCATTAATTACTACTGGTGACCACAGCAAGTGTACACACAAGGCTGTTGAACTAAACACTATTAATGTTCTTGTATCTGATGATAGTGAAGATCTCAATGGTGATAGAAAATATGAGGTCATAATCAATAGCGAGAGTAAAGATGTCACCATTATTGCTACTTCACCATTTGGTGccat TTATGGACTGGAGACCATATCACAATTATTCTTCAATCACTCTTGTATTTCCTATTCACAAGTTCACATCAAGGATTATCCCATGTATAGACATCGTGGCTTACTGCTTGATGTTGG ACGAAGAATTGCTCCTAAAGAATTAGTGTTTACTTTGTTAGACACACTCAGTTACCTTAAGATGAATGTGTTACATTTTCACCTCAGTGACTTTTGTAGATACAGTGTTGAGAGTGAAGT GTTTCCCCAGCTCACTGCTCACCTAAAGCCTGGTCAGTTTTATACAAAGAAAGATGTCAGAGATATTATAGAGTATGCAAGACAGAGAGGAATAAGAGTTATACCAGAAATTGAACTACC CGGACATGCCAAGGGGCTTAGTCCACTTGCAGGTGAGCATATTGAGTTCTGCAGTGATGACAACAGACAAATCTACAATGACCCTGAG GGAAAGAGCTTGAGGACTTTGAAAAAACTGATTGATGAGTTAGTCAGTATATTTCCAGACCGTTACCTTCACATGGGAAGTGATGAGACTGGAGTTAGTGATAAATGCACTCTTGAAG GCATTGCTGCAATGGAGAAGGAGATTGCAGAGTACATATTATCCCTTGGTAGGGTCCCTATTGGTTGGGAGGAGGCATTATTTAAGAGCAACGTT GAGGTTCCAGGAATGGCATACCAAGCATGGTATAGCCATAGTGCTGTGGATGTTGTAAGAAAAGGTTACGAAAG CATAGAGTCACAATATCACTACTTCTACATGGATGTTATACATGACAGAAATCGGATACCTTGGCGTAGTATAGCAGCTAAAGAG GATCATCACAATGTGAAGTATTTGGGTGGTGAGCTGGCTATGTGGACGGATGAATATTGTGAAAATCGACAGTGCTGGAATGAGAAGTCTACAAAGTGGACCCCAAAAGCTTACTGGATGTTCCAACAGGAATATGACCAGGAGTTTACTAGTTCTCTCCTTGGAatg GTTTGGCCTAGAGGTATTCCAGCTGCTGGCTCATTCTGGAATTATAATGATGCACTTCGGTCAGATGATCTGTTGTACAagtctctaataaaacacactcATCAA
- the LOC136242341 gene encoding beta-hexosaminidase subunit A1-like isoform X4 — protein sequence MAAPIFQSHDSGKIALPSPLRERDCYVFLRRIAPKELVFTLLDTLSYLKMNVLHFHLSDFCRYSVESEVFPQLTAHLKPGQFYTKKDVRDIIEYARQRGIRVIPEIELPGHAKGLSPLAGEHIEFCSDDNRQIYNDPEGKSLRTLKKLIDELVSIFPDRYLHMGSDETGVSDKCTLEGIAAMEKEIAEYILSLGRVPIGWEEALFKSNVEVPGMAYQAWYSHSAVDVVRKGYESIESQYHYFYMDVIHDRNRIPWRSIAAKEDHHNVKYLGGELAMWTDEYCENRQCWNEKSTKWTPKAYWMFQQEYDQEFTSSLLGMVWPRGIPAAGSFWNYNDALRSDDLLYKSLIKHTHQVMLSRRVQACPLGCSCNEVMRCGVKYKQPKSY from the exons ATGGCAGCACCCATCTTTCAGAGCCATGACAGTGGAAAGATAGCGCTCCCTTCTCCGCTTCGAGAACGTGACTGTTATGTGTTTCT ACGAAGAATTGCTCCTAAAGAATTAGTGTTTACTTTGTTAGACACACTCAGTTACCTTAAGATGAATGTGTTACATTTTCACCTCAGTGACTTTTGTAGATACAGTGTTGAGAGTGAAGT GTTTCCCCAGCTCACTGCTCACCTAAAGCCTGGTCAGTTTTATACAAAGAAAGATGTCAGAGATATTATAGAGTATGCAAGACAGAGAGGAATAAGAGTTATACCAGAAATTGAACTACC CGGACATGCCAAGGGGCTTAGTCCACTTGCAGGTGAGCATATTGAGTTCTGCAGTGATGACAACAGACAAATCTACAATGACCCTGAG GGAAAGAGCTTGAGGACTTTGAAAAAACTGATTGATGAGTTAGTCAGTATATTTCCAGACCGTTACCTTCACATGGGAAGTGATGAGACTGGAGTTAGTGATAAATGCACTCTTGAAG GCATTGCTGCAATGGAGAAGGAGATTGCAGAGTACATATTATCCCTTGGTAGGGTCCCTATTGGTTGGGAGGAGGCATTATTTAAGAGCAACGTT GAGGTTCCAGGAATGGCATACCAAGCATGGTATAGCCATAGTGCTGTGGATGTTGTAAGAAAAGGTTACGAAAG CATAGAGTCACAATATCACTACTTCTACATGGATGTTATACATGACAGAAATCGGATACCTTGGCGTAGTATAGCAGCTAAAGAG GATCATCACAATGTGAAGTATTTGGGTGGTGAGCTGGCTATGTGGACGGATGAATATTGTGAAAATCGACAGTGCTGGAATGAGAAGTCTACAAAGTGGACCCCAAAAGCTTACTGGATGTTCCAACAGGAATATGACCAGGAGTTTACTAGTTCTCTCCTTGGAatg GTTTGGCCTAGAGGTATTCCAGCTGCTGGCTCATTCTGGAATTATAATGATGCACTTCGGTCAGATGATCTGTTGTACAagtctctaataaaacacactcATCAA